A window of Cellulomonas fimi contains these coding sequences:
- a CDS encoding ABC transporter substrate-binding protein: MRRSTVGGAALVAVLGLVLGGCTQPEPDPERAGTVVVAVGSAFGSLNAGTTLGRTPGSTLVRSLAQSGFVSVDEDGSAVFDESFGTVEKVADSPLTVRYTIAPTALWSDGVPVTPDDLVLEWAARSGLYDDVTPELDASGAVANTEALDAGVAFAGTSPALVHVPAVPTVEGSSVTLVYDAPVADWQTALDVNVPAHVLGASVLGIDDPTEAAAAVTTAITGEDKGALRSLSLAWRTGLTAELLAEDATAAVTTGPYVVERVVGEERVDLVRNESYEGARPAAFDRVVLRTALHPLDQVTALRDDEVDVIAPADTADVLDALEDVEGVTTRSGGDATLQLQLQVAGGGAFDPATYDGDAAKAAAVRAAFLATVPRDAVVSSVAEPLWADAAPADALLPVAGATVGEVDVPDADVADAERALADAGVTTPVVVRVLTDTADPVRLGVLDLVTEQAAEAGFAVRRYQQVDGMVADLRGAPSAWDVALLPVPQSELGAAATAARWRTQGSTNVTGWTGPDTDAALDALTATLDPAARADAFDAVAATLAGGSAVLSLVRQPVVVATRDADSADEGRLPQLEPVPPLALSRADLTSWWDWARTDG; the protein is encoded by the coding sequence GTGCGCAGGTCGACGGTGGGGGGTGCCGCGCTCGTCGCGGTCCTCGGTCTCGTGCTCGGCGGCTGCACCCAGCCGGAGCCCGACCCCGAGCGGGCGGGGACCGTGGTCGTGGCCGTCGGCAGCGCCTTCGGCTCCCTGAACGCCGGGACGACGCTCGGGCGCACGCCCGGCAGCACGCTCGTCCGGTCGCTCGCGCAGTCGGGGTTCGTGTCGGTCGACGAGGACGGCTCGGCGGTCTTCGACGAGTCCTTCGGCACGGTCGAGAAGGTCGCCGACAGCCCGCTCACCGTCCGCTACACGATCGCCCCGACGGCGCTCTGGTCGGACGGCGTGCCGGTGACCCCCGACGACCTCGTGCTGGAGTGGGCCGCCCGCAGCGGCCTGTACGACGACGTCACGCCGGAGCTGGACGCGTCGGGCGCGGTCGCGAACACCGAGGCGCTCGACGCGGGCGTCGCGTTCGCGGGGACGTCGCCCGCGCTGGTGCACGTCCCGGCCGTGCCGACGGTCGAGGGGTCGAGCGTCACGCTCGTCTACGACGCCCCGGTCGCGGACTGGCAGACGGCGCTCGACGTGAATGTCCCGGCGCACGTCCTGGGCGCGTCGGTCCTCGGGATCGACGACCCGACGGAGGCCGCCGCCGCGGTGACCACCGCGATCACGGGCGAGGACAAGGGTGCGCTGCGGTCGCTGTCGCTCGCGTGGCGCACGGGCCTCACGGCCGAGCTGCTGGCGGAGGACGCGACCGCGGCCGTCACGACCGGTCCCTACGTCGTGGAGCGCGTCGTCGGCGAGGAGCGCGTCGACCTGGTGCGCAACGAGTCGTACGAGGGGGCGCGCCCGGCGGCCTTCGACCGCGTCGTCCTGCGGACCGCGCTGCACCCGCTCGACCAGGTCACCGCGCTGCGCGACGACGAGGTCGACGTCATCGCCCCCGCCGACACGGCCGACGTGCTCGACGCCCTGGAGGACGTCGAGGGCGTGACGACCCGGTCCGGCGGCGACGCGACGCTCCAGCTGCAGCTCCAGGTCGCGGGCGGCGGCGCGTTCGACCCGGCGACCTACGACGGCGACGCCGCGAAGGCGGCCGCGGTCCGGGCCGCGTTCCTCGCGACGGTGCCGCGCGACGCGGTCGTGTCGTCGGTCGCGGAGCCGCTGTGGGCGGACGCCGCCCCGGCCGACGCGCTCCTGCCGGTCGCGGGCGCGACCGTCGGGGAGGTCGACGTGCCGGACGCCGACGTCGCCGACGCCGAGCGCGCGCTCGCCGACGCGGGCGTGACGACCCCCGTGGTCGTGCGGGTCCTCACCGACACGGCCGACCCGGTGCGCCTCGGGGTGCTGGACCTCGTGACGGAGCAGGCGGCCGAGGCGGGGTTCGCGGTGCGCCGGTACCAGCAGGTCGACGGCATGGTCGCCGACCTGCGGGGGGCGCCGTCGGCGTGGGACGTCGCGCTGCTGCCGGTGCCGCAGTCGGAGCTCGGCGCGGCCGCGACGGCGGCCCGCTGGCGCACCCAGGGCTCGACGAACGTGACCGGCTGGACCGGCCCCGACACCGACGCGGCCCTCGACGCGCTCACGGCGACGCTCGACCCCGCGGCCCGCGCGGACGCGTTCGACGCGGTGGCCGCCACGCTCGCCGGCGGGTCGGCGGTGCTGTCGCTCGTGCGGCAGCCCGTCGTCGTCGCGACGCGGGACGCGGACTCCGCGGACGAGGGCCGGCTCCCGCAGCTCGAGCCCGTCCCACCGCTCGCGCTGAGCCGCGCGGACCTCACGTCCTGGTGGGACTGGGCGCGCACGGACGGCTGA
- a CDS encoding VanW family protein, translated as MTERTDRDNSVRPEASAADVPTTDDATRRTVEEQAEATTSPAAAEAPTEADAAAADAVDAGGNDADGDAADADGDAAAGTADALSAAERVEPARAADREDVDERRGDADAPTAEAEPVEDAEAGAVGVAAGADEPTAPADAAPSDDVVADVETSEAPDATEASAAGTTADAAEPAADATVQTPVADAPVQTPVADGGTAAADEPAETADPADVEQAVAPAPSDTVEPTAEAAAADPVEASVAAVPSADGADAEPAKVVDGDVPAADAEGSADADVEPAVVTAAASADVSDAEPTDAPAAGPEPAAVPVDAAPVADSASADRAVGDAGPEASGDDLVATADARDESATVWPVWGTASGAQAATAADGADASTRAVPRVVSDDSGTVDDLTDEPVASGSGTSATPDDEAAGTPAPDAAPAARAGSPTSGDPAETSTPTSAGSASGTPTPASAGATPAASAQESADAASSTPAPSAAAAAVAGTPGTAPTSDGDPAARAASPAPPTTPATPPAQAGGPATAPSAPEARPASQTAAPAPAPTSPAPTSPAPTSPAPMSSAPSTVAPASASAAAAPTAASPNAASPNAASSNAASSSAASTAAASAAAAAAGAASTAAEAPTARTAPTAPAGSPAASAPTAPAGSPAASAPTAPAGPPAAAAPSAPAGTAPSAPTAPSAPASPAAAAPAAPVAPPARTAANAAPPAGQSAAGAPPAGVARPASAAPASPSTPATAVPPTVAVPPTTPAPHPPAGPAASAAGATAATASGGAFAPVGSRGPDPLAPRIASGPVPSREDDREASPLDVFEPDDGRRRWLRPVLVIVGVLVVLGGLYVGASFALADRVPRGATVAGVDVGGMSSQEAVDRLEESLADTAGEPVPVEAQDVQATVDPATAGLVFDAQATADRLTGVDLANPLRLWDQIVGVGAAQPVTQVDDAALSAALENLGSSLVLAPVDGTIVFADGTANATQAADGWELDVDGAAQVLHEGWLDAARPLTLPTTTVEPAITQEETDAALQVAQRVASGPVSVTVGERSTTLAPAVVTANASFVPVDGDLVLQMNGEALSAAVLEGLPDLLTASEDAHFDLSSGSPVIVPGTPGTTLDPASLATAVADAAVTSDRSATVELVQADPAESTAELEALGVKEIVSEFSTPLTSEPRRTANIANGASKINGTLIRPDETFSLTEALGPVDAAHGFVQAGAIVSGEHVDAWGGGLSQISTTTYNAAHFAGFEDVEHKPHSEWFARYPEGREATIFTGTLDMRWKNNTPYGALVQSWVEGGRVYVRIWGTKYWTVESTTSPRSGVVSPTTVYSQSPTCEPQSAGNPGFSVTVTRKLYLNGELKDTDTNSWRYKPQNKVVCGAPPSATPPATP; from the coding sequence ATGACCGAGCGGACCGACCGCGACAACTCCGTGCGGCCGGAGGCCTCCGCCGCCGACGTGCCCACGACCGACGACGCCACGCGTCGCACCGTCGAGGAGCAGGCAGAGGCCACCACGTCACCCGCGGCCGCCGAGGCCCCGACCGAGGCCGACGCCGCCGCCGCCGACGCGGTCGACGCGGGTGGTAACGACGCCGACGGTGACGCCGCCGACGCCGACGGTGACGCCGCTGCCGGTACCGCGGACGCCCTGTCGGCCGCCGAGCGCGTCGAACCCGCCCGTGCGGCGGACCGTGAGGACGTCGACGAGCGCCGAGGCGACGCGGACGCGCCGACCGCCGAGGCCGAGCCCGTCGAGGACGCCGAAGCCGGCGCCGTCGGGGTCGCCGCCGGCGCCGACGAGCCGACTGCCCCCGCCGACGCCGCGCCGTCCGACGACGTCGTCGCTGACGTCGAGACGTCCGAAGCTCCCGACGCGACCGAGGCGTCCGCCGCCGGGACGACCGCCGACGCCGCGGAGCCCGCCGCCGACGCGACGGTCCAGACGCCCGTTGCCGACGCGCCGGTCCAGACGCCCGTCGCCGACGGGGGGACTGCCGCGGCTGACGAGCCGGCCGAGACCGCCGACCCGGCCGACGTCGAGCAGGCCGTCGCCCCCGCGCCGTCCGACACCGTCGAGCCGACCGCTGAGGCCGCCGCTGCCGATCCCGTCGAGGCGTCCGTCGCCGCCGTGCCCTCCGCCGACGGGGCGGACGCCGAGCCGGCGAAGGTCGTCGACGGTGACGTTCCCGCCGCTGACGCCGAGGGATCCGCGGACGCCGATGTCGAGCCTGCCGTGGTCACCGCCGCCGCATCCGCCGACGTCTCCGACGCCGAGCCCACCGACGCTCCTGCCGCTGGGCCCGAGCCGGCCGCGGTCCCGGTCGACGCCGCGCCGGTCGCCGACAGTGCGTCGGCCGATCGTGCCGTGGGCGACGCGGGACCGGAGGCATCGGGCGACGACCTCGTCGCCACCGCCGACGCGCGCGACGAGTCGGCGACCGTGTGGCCCGTGTGGGGCACCGCGTCGGGCGCACAGGCCGCGACCGCTGCCGACGGAGCCGACGCGTCGACCCGTGCGGTCCCGCGCGTCGTCAGCGACGACTCCGGCACCGTCGACGACCTGACCGACGAGCCGGTCGCGTCGGGCAGCGGCACGTCCGCGACGCCGGACGACGAGGCCGCCGGTACCCCCGCCCCCGACGCCGCTCCGGCTGCCCGGGCCGGTTCGCCGACCTCGGGTGACCCGGCCGAGACGTCCACCCCGACGTCCGCCGGCAGCGCGTCAGGGACCCCCACCCCGGCGTCCGCCGGGGCCACCCCCGCGGCGTCCGCCCAGGAGTCCGCCGACGCCGCGTCGAGCACGCCCGCGCCGAGCGCCGCCGCCGCGGCCGTCGCGGGGACGCCCGGGACCGCCCCGACGAGCGACGGTGACCCCGCCGCCCGGGCGGCGAGCCCGGCCCCGCCGACCACTCCGGCCACGCCGCCCGCGCAGGCGGGTGGTCCGGCCACGGCGCCGTCCGCCCCCGAGGCACGGCCTGCGTCGCAGACTGCCGCACCGGCGCCCGCACCGACGTCGCCCGCACCGACGTCGCCCGCACCGACGTCGCCCGCACCGATGTCGTCGGCGCCGAGCACCGTCGCCCCGGCGAGCGCGTCTGCGGCGGCAGCTCCCACCGCAGCCTCGCCGAACGCAGCCTCGCCGAACGCTGCCTCGTCGAACGCTGCCTCGTCGAGCGCTGCGTCGACGGCCGCTGCCTCGGCGGCCGCTGCGGCTGCCGGCGCGGCGTCGACGGCTGCCGAGGCGCCGACGGCTCGCACCGCGCCGACGGCTCCCGCTGGATCTCCGGCCGCGAGCGCGCCGACGGCTCCCGCTGGATCTCCGGCCGCGAGCGCGCCGACGGCTCCCGCCGGACCTCCGGCCGCCGCCGCACCGTCGGCTCCGGCGGGCACCGCTCCGTCCGCCCCCACCGCTCCGTCCGCCCCCGCGTCCCCGGCAGCCGCTGCTCCGGCGGCTCCCGTCGCGCCTCCGGCTCGCACAGCCGCGAACGCGGCGCCGCCGGCCGGTCAGTCGGCGGCCGGTGCTCCGCCGGCGGGTGTCGCCCGGCCCGCGAGTGCCGCTCCGGCGTCGCCGTCGACCCCCGCGACCGCGGTCCCCCCGACGGTCGCCGTCCCTCCGACGACCCCGGCGCCCCACCCTCCGGCAGGCCCGGCGGCGTCGGCTGCGGGCGCGACGGCGGCGACGGCGTCGGGCGGTGCGTTCGCGCCGGTCGGCTCGCGTGGGCCGGACCCGCTGGCACCGCGCATCGCCTCCGGCCCGGTCCCGTCCCGCGAGGACGACCGGGAGGCGTCGCCGCTCGACGTGTTCGAGCCGGACGACGGCCGCCGCCGCTGGCTCCGTCCGGTGCTGGTGATCGTGGGTGTGCTGGTCGTGCTGGGCGGCCTGTACGTCGGTGCGTCGTTCGCGCTCGCCGACCGGGTGCCGCGCGGTGCGACGGTCGCGGGCGTGGACGTCGGCGGGATGTCGTCGCAGGAGGCGGTCGACCGGCTGGAGGAGTCGCTCGCGGACACGGCCGGGGAGCCGGTGCCGGTCGAGGCGCAGGACGTGCAGGCGACGGTCGACCCGGCGACGGCCGGGCTGGTGTTCGACGCGCAGGCGACGGCGGACCGGCTCACGGGTGTGGACCTGGCGAACCCGCTGCGCCTGTGGGACCAGATCGTCGGGGTCGGCGCGGCGCAGCCGGTGACGCAGGTCGACGACGCGGCGCTCTCGGCCGCGCTGGAGAACCTGGGTTCGTCGCTCGTGCTCGCGCCGGTCGACGGGACGATCGTCTTCGCGGACGGCACGGCGAACGCGACGCAGGCGGCGGACGGCTGGGAGCTGGACGTCGACGGTGCGGCGCAGGTCCTGCACGAGGGCTGGCTCGACGCGGCCCGGCCGCTGACGCTGCCGACGACGACGGTCGAGCCGGCGATCACGCAGGAGGAGACCGACGCGGCGCTGCAGGTCGCGCAGCGGGTGGCGTCGGGTCCCGTGTCGGTGACGGTCGGCGAGCGGTCGACGACCCTCGCGCCGGCGGTCGTGACGGCGAACGCGTCGTTCGTGCCGGTGGACGGCGACCTGGTGCTGCAGATGAACGGCGAGGCGCTGAGCGCCGCGGTCCTGGAGGGCCTGCCGGACCTGCTCACGGCGTCGGAGGACGCGCACTTCGACCTGTCGTCGGGCAGTCCGGTGATCGTGCCGGGCACGCCGGGCACGACGCTCGACCCCGCGTCGCTCGCGACGGCGGTGGCCGACGCGGCGGTGACGAGCGACCGGTCGGCGACGGTCGAGCTGGTGCAGGCGGACCCGGCGGAGTCGACGGCCGAGCTCGAGGCGCTGGGCGTCAAGGAGATCGTGTCGGAGTTCTCCACGCCGCTGACGTCGGAGCCGCGCCGGACGGCGAACATCGCGAACGGCGCGTCGAAGATCAACGGCACCCTGATCCGCCCGGACGAGACGTTCAGCCTCACGGAGGCGCTCGGGCCGGTGGACGCGGCGCACGGCTTCGTGCAGGCCGGGGCGATCGTGAGCGGCGAGCACGTCGACGCGTGGGGCGGCGGCCTGTCGCAGATCTCGACGACGACGTACAACGCGGCGCACTTCGCGGGCTTCGAGGACGTGGAGCACAAGCCGCACAGCGAGTGGTTCGCGCGCTACCCGGAGGGCCGTGAGGCGACGATCTTCACGGGCACGCTGGACATGCGCTGGAAGAACAACACGCCGTACGGCGCGCTGGTGCAGTCGTGGGTCGAGGGCGGGCGCGTGTACGTCCGGATCTGGGGCACCAAGTACTGGACGGTCGAGTCGACGACGAGCCCGCGGTCGGGTGTCGTCTCGCCGACGACGGTGTACTCGCAGTCCCCGACGTGCGAGCCGCAGTCGGCGGGCAACCCGGGCTTCTCGGTGACGGTGACGCGCAAGCTGTACCTGAACGGCGAGCTCAAGGACACGGACACGAACTCGTGGCGGTACAAGCCGCAGAACAAGGTCGTGTGCGGCGCCCCGCCGTCGGCGACGCCACCGGCGACGCCCTGA
- the typA gene encoding translational GTPase TypA, which translates to MPESTTVTGVRADLRNVAIVAHVDHGKTTLVDAMLWQSGAFGEHAHVDERAMDSGDLEREKGITILAKNTAVRYAGPAAAAVGQPDGITINVIDTPGHADFGGEVERGLSMVDGVVLLVDASEGPLPQTRFVLRKALAAKLPVILVVNKVDRPDARIDEVVHEATDLLLGLASDLHEEVPDLDLDAILDVPVVYAAAKAGRASLNQPADGGLPDSENLEPLFATILEKIPAPTFDEGAPLQAHVTNLDASPFLGRLALLRIFNGTLRKGQTVAWARSDGSLQNVRITELLETKALERVPTDSAGPGDIVAVAGIEDITIGETLTDPDDPRPLPLITVDDPAISMTIGINTSPLAGKGGKGHKVTARQVKDRLDKELIGNVSLRVVPTDRPDAWEVQGRGELALAILVEQMRREGFELTVGKPQVVTKKVDGQVHEPVERMTIDVPEEYLGAVTQLLAQRKGRMETMSNHGTGWVRMEFLVPARGLIGFRTRFLTDTRGTGIASSIAEGYEPWAGPIETRQSGSLVADRAGVVTPFAMINLQERGSFFVDPTQEVYEGMIVGENSRNEDMDVNITKEKKLTNMRSSTADNFENLVPPRKLTLEESLEFAREDECVEVTPEIVRIRKVVLDQTERARITARNKKS; encoded by the coding sequence ATGCCTGAGTCCACGACCGTCACCGGCGTGCGCGCCGACCTGCGCAACGTCGCGATCGTGGCCCACGTCGACCACGGGAAGACCACCCTCGTCGACGCGATGCTGTGGCAGTCCGGCGCGTTCGGCGAGCATGCCCACGTCGACGAGCGCGCGATGGACTCCGGCGACCTGGAGCGCGAGAAGGGCATCACGATCCTCGCGAAGAACACCGCGGTCCGGTACGCCGGTCCCGCGGCGGCCGCGGTGGGTCAGCCCGACGGCATCACGATCAACGTCATCGACACCCCCGGCCACGCCGACTTCGGCGGCGAGGTCGAGCGCGGCCTGTCGATGGTCGACGGCGTCGTCCTGCTCGTCGACGCGTCCGAGGGCCCGCTGCCGCAGACCCGCTTCGTGCTGCGCAAGGCGCTCGCCGCGAAGCTGCCCGTGATCCTCGTGGTCAACAAGGTCGACCGCCCCGACGCCCGCATCGACGAGGTCGTGCACGAGGCGACCGACCTGCTGCTCGGCCTCGCGTCCGACCTGCACGAGGAGGTCCCGGACCTCGACCTCGACGCGATCCTCGACGTCCCCGTCGTCTACGCCGCCGCCAAGGCCGGGCGCGCGTCGCTCAACCAGCCCGCCGACGGCGGCCTGCCGGACTCGGAGAACCTCGAGCCGCTGTTCGCGACGATCCTCGAGAAGATCCCCGCCCCGACGTTCGACGAGGGCGCCCCGCTGCAGGCGCACGTCACGAACCTCGACGCGTCACCGTTCCTCGGCCGCCTCGCGCTGCTCCGCATCTTCAACGGCACCCTGCGCAAGGGCCAGACCGTCGCGTGGGCGCGGTCCGACGGCTCGCTGCAGAACGTCCGCATCACCGAGCTGCTGGAGACGAAGGCCCTCGAGCGCGTCCCCACGGACTCGGCCGGTCCCGGCGACATCGTCGCCGTCGCCGGCATCGAGGACATCACGATCGGCGAGACGCTGACCGACCCGGACGACCCGCGCCCGCTACCGCTCATCACGGTCGACGACCCGGCCATCTCGATGACCATCGGCATCAACACCAGCCCGCTCGCGGGCAAGGGCGGCAAGGGCCACAAGGTCACCGCGCGTCAGGTCAAGGACCGCCTCGACAAGGAGCTCATCGGTAACGTGTCGCTCCGCGTCGTCCCGACGGACCGCCCCGACGCGTGGGAGGTCCAGGGCCGTGGTGAGCTCGCGCTCGCGATCCTCGTCGAGCAGATGCGCCGCGAGGGCTTCGAGCTGACCGTCGGCAAGCCGCAGGTCGTCACGAAGAAGGTCGACGGCCAGGTGCACGAGCCCGTCGAGCGCATGACGATCGACGTCCCCGAGGAGTACCTCGGCGCCGTCACGCAGCTGCTCGCGCAGCGCAAGGGCCGCATGGAGACCATGTCGAACCATGGCACCGGCTGGGTCCGCATGGAGTTCCTCGTCCCGGCGCGCGGCCTCATCGGCTTCCGCACGCGGTTCCTCACCGACACGCGCGGCACCGGCATCGCGTCGTCCATCGCCGAGGGCTACGAGCCGTGGGCCGGCCCGATCGAGACGCGCCAGTCGGGCTCGCTCGTCGCCGACCGCGCGGGCGTCGTCACGCCGTTCGCCATGATCAACCTGCAGGAGCGCGGCTCGTTCTTCGTCGACCCCACGCAGGAGGTCTACGAGGGCATGATCGTCGGCGAGAACTCCCGCAACGAGGACATGGACGTCAACATCACCAAGGAGAAGAAGCTCACCAACATGCGCTCCTCCACGGCGGACAACTTCGAGAACCTCGTGCCGCCGCGCAAGCTCACGCTCGAGGAGTCGCTCGAGTTCGCGCGCGAGGACGAGTGCGTCGAGGTGACGCCGGAGATCGTCCGCATCCGCAAGGTGGTGCTCGACCAGACCGAGCGCGCGCGCATCACCGCGCGCAACAAGAAGTCCTGA
- a CDS encoding PIG-L family deacetylase: protein MAPVGGLVAVHAHPDDETLSTGALLATWARAGRPATVVTCTRGERGEVIGDALAHLEGDGPALAAHRETELAAALSALGVAEHVFLDATGPAGERFEDSGMAWLGTGRAGTAADLPDRAFVGVAVAEAAARLADVLRLRQPDVVVTYEPDGGYGHPDHVHAHRVTMRAVELVAAQDLRPTVLWAAQRSAHLRAAYRALAGGSVTLALGDERGDLTLPDADGPLPSVAVDTLDVTVDVLPVRDAVLGAMRAHATQVRAVRALDGTPGLVGCYALSNDVLAPVLPVEGYRLAGGRVDVLAGVPGVRPVA, encoded by the coding sequence GTGGCGCCGGTCGGCGGGCTCGTCGCGGTGCACGCGCACCCCGACGACGAGACCCTGTCGACCGGCGCGCTGCTCGCCACCTGGGCGCGTGCCGGCCGGCCCGCCACCGTCGTCACCTGCACGCGCGGCGAGCGCGGCGAGGTCATCGGCGACGCGCTCGCGCACCTCGAGGGCGACGGGCCGGCGCTCGCCGCCCACCGCGAGACCGAGCTCGCCGCCGCGCTGTCGGCACTGGGCGTCGCCGAGCACGTCTTCCTCGACGCGACCGGTCCGGCGGGGGAGCGGTTCGAGGACTCCGGAATGGCGTGGCTCGGGACCGGTCGCGCCGGGACGGCCGCCGACCTGCCGGACCGCGCGTTCGTGGGCGTGGCCGTCGCCGAGGCCGCCGCGAGGCTGGCCGACGTCCTGCGCCTGCGGCAGCCCGACGTCGTCGTCACCTACGAGCCCGACGGCGGCTACGGGCACCCCGACCACGTGCACGCGCACCGGGTGACCATGCGCGCCGTCGAGCTCGTCGCGGCCCAGGACCTGCGCCCGACCGTGCTGTGGGCGGCGCAGCGCAGCGCCCACCTGCGGGCCGCGTACCGTGCCCTGGCCGGCGGTTCGGTGACGCTCGCGCTGGGCGACGAACGGGGCGACCTCACGCTGCCCGACGCCGACGGTCCGCTCCCGTCCGTGGCCGTCGACACGCTCGACGTCACGGTCGACGTCCTCCCCGTCCGCGACGCCGTCCTCGGCGCGATGCGCGCCCACGCCACTCAGGTCCGCGCGGTCCGCGCGCTCGACGGGACCCCCGGCCTCGTCGGCTGCTACGCCCTGAGCAACGACGTGCTCGCGCCCGTGCTGCCCGTCGAGGGGTACCGGCTGGCCGGCGGTCGCGTCGACGTGCTCGCCGGGGTGCCCGGCGTCCGGCCGGTAGCCTGA
- a CDS encoding flavin reductase family protein, which yields MTQPEPVAPDDFRGAVGRLPAGVAVVTLRWRGTDHAATVGSVVSVSLDPPLVLFCVHVDARLRDALDEVDTWAVSVLADDQAATADWLASAGRPAFDQLARVPHRAAPVSGAAWLDGAAAWFDCRTTDVHRAGDHDVVVGSVLAVEQGDPTTGGLVHLRGRVRPVR from the coding sequence ATGACGCAGCCCGAGCCCGTCGCGCCGGACGACTTCCGCGGCGCCGTCGGACGGCTGCCCGCCGGGGTCGCCGTCGTGACGCTGCGCTGGCGCGGGACCGACCACGCCGCGACCGTCGGCTCGGTCGTCTCGGTGTCGCTCGACCCGCCGCTCGTGCTGTTCTGCGTGCACGTCGACGCCCGGCTGCGCGACGCCCTCGACGAGGTCGACACGTGGGCGGTGTCGGTCCTCGCCGACGACCAGGCAGCCACCGCGGACTGGCTCGCGTCCGCGGGCCGACCGGCCTTCGACCAGCTCGCCCGCGTGCCGCACCGGGCGGCGCCCGTCTCCGGCGCCGCGTGGCTCGACGGGGCCGCGGCGTGGTTCGACTGCCGCACCACCGACGTGCACCGTGCGGGCGACCACGACGTCGTCGTCGGCAGCGTGCTCGCCGTCGAGCAGGGCGACCCCACCACCGGCGGCCTCGTCCACCTGCGCGGACGCGTCCGACCCGTCCGCTGA